In Candidatus Cohnella colombiensis, one DNA window encodes the following:
- a CDS encoding DedA family protein has product MKFDIVALFNEYGYEVLFLGLLLEYVALPFPGETTMLYAGYLSYEGVIRAWPAFVCAFAGTTIGMTITYFVGRTAGSPFLEKYGKWVFITPAKMEKTRHWFERYGKLLVFIGYFIPGVRHVTGYFSGIIGYSYRSFAIYAYTGALFWCGLFIFLGNHFGSQWDTVLKWLHKLGWQAFAIAVVVIIIFLVFKLKFKKK; this is encoded by the coding sequence ATGAAGTTTGATATCGTAGCATTGTTTAATGAATATGGCTATGAAGTGTTATTTCTCGGGCTATTGCTCGAATATGTCGCGTTGCCTTTCCCTGGTGAGACAACGATGCTTTATGCAGGTTATTTATCCTATGAAGGTGTGATACGGGCATGGCCTGCCTTTGTGTGTGCATTTGCAGGTACAACGATCGGGATGACAATTACTTATTTTGTCGGACGAACAGCTGGTAGTCCCTTTCTCGAGAAGTATGGAAAGTGGGTTTTCATTACACCAGCTAAAATGGAGAAGACACGACATTGGTTTGAACGATATGGTAAACTATTAGTGTTTATTGGTTATTTTATTCCAGGTGTCCGCCATGTCACGGGTTACTTCTCGGGTATTATCGGCTATTCCTACCGTTCTTTTGCGATTTATGCTTATACGGGGGCGTTATTCTGGTGTGGCCTCTTCATCTTTCTAGGCAATCACTTTGGCTCACAATGGGATACTGTATTGAAGTGGTTGCACAAGCTTGGCTGGCAGGCGTTCGCTATTGCTGTCGTGGTTATCATTATATTCCTTGTGTTCAAATTGAAATTTAAGAAGAAATAG
- a CDS encoding methyl-accepting chemotaxis protein: MKKLSPESKGKRFLGTVRNLFFRSKITHRMIVLLLILTIVNGVAGVIILSQNSNVKNEVANTQRFNEIEAKYNDVSTLMNASVLLYVDVLENYTKTRKEKLDNDLAKIPDMITALEATLIELDKETESVEYRDSFGSLAARMKIAYDTLMKEHNQYELIMSESNKQLMRARTLGIYFEKLSKIDEDAQARFEKAAEPRFASLTEGVKSSNRAATFNFILLTLLPVLSLIGLILQIRKNLSGIMKHIAAFTNNDFTYDRQLKAYDEFGMIDEMLREMGKNLRRTITSTVTVSQQVLETSDQMQTLLSNNQKAADTAQQAVAASKQGMMIQSESNMSISSVTEEVSASSEQITASCQSINSDMQNMRDASQMGTEKMHEVVQLVNDTTQEFKTLSEVMRVMTERYGNVVHFLESINGITTQTNLLSLNASIEAARAGEYGSGFAVVAGEIRKLSGQTSELSKKIAVDLNQIHSDMKKSEVSLNSFEQLMMKTKQISESSNSTFIELEHQSGILADQMNEITQAMSEISTGMISIVTSVEQMADTSLEVREGMDTVTQLSEKQNNISNDLIEMADTLKSTSHDLREQLSAFKI; encoded by the coding sequence ATGAAGAAACTTTCACCCGAGTCGAAAGGTAAGCGCTTTCTTGGAACCGTGAGAAATTTGTTTTTTCGCTCCAAAATTACACATCGCATGATTGTTCTATTACTTATATTAACGATTGTTAATGGAGTAGCAGGTGTAATTATCTTATCGCAAAATAGCAATGTAAAGAATGAGGTGGCAAATACACAGAGATTCAACGAAATTGAAGCAAAATATAATGACGTCTCGACATTGATGAATGCTTCGGTTTTGCTGTATGTAGATGTGTTGGAAAACTATACGAAGACGAGAAAAGAAAAGCTGGATAATGATTTGGCGAAAATTCCAGATATGATCACAGCGCTTGAAGCGACACTTATTGAGCTAGATAAGGAAACAGAGTCTGTGGAATATCGTGACTCCTTCGGATCTTTAGCAGCAAGAATGAAAATCGCTTATGACACTCTGATGAAAGAGCATAATCAATATGAGCTTATTATGTCTGAATCGAACAAGCAATTGATGCGCGCTCGAACGCTAGGAATCTATTTTGAGAAGTTAAGTAAAATAGATGAAGATGCTCAAGCCCGATTTGAAAAAGCAGCAGAGCCAAGATTTGCTTCCTTAACGGAAGGAGTTAAATCTTCAAATCGCGCGGCTACTTTCAATTTTATCTTGTTGACCCTATTGCCTGTACTGTCCCTAATCGGACTTATTCTACAAATTCGAAAAAATTTATCTGGAATTATGAAACACATTGCAGCGTTCACAAACAATGATTTTACATATGATCGACAGCTTAAAGCCTATGACGAGTTCGGAATGATAGATGAGATGCTTAGAGAGATGGGGAAAAATCTACGCAGGACGATTACATCTACTGTTACAGTTAGTCAACAGGTACTAGAAACATCCGATCAAATGCAAACCCTCCTGAGCAACAATCAGAAAGCGGCAGATACAGCGCAGCAAGCAGTAGCGGCTAGTAAGCAGGGGATGATGATACAGAGTGAATCGAATATGTCAATCTCCTCGGTTACAGAGGAAGTGTCCGCAAGTTCTGAGCAAATAACAGCATCCTGTCAGTCGATTAATAGTGATATGCAAAATATGCGCGATGCTTCGCAAATGGGAACAGAGAAGATGCATGAGGTTGTACAGTTGGTGAATGATACAACCCAAGAATTCAAGACGCTCTCTGAGGTGATGAGAGTGATGACAGAACGGTACGGTAATGTTGTTCATTTTCTTGAGAGTATTAATGGCATTACAACGCAGACGAATCTACTTTCACTTAATGCCTCGATTGAAGCTGCAAGAGCGGGTGAATACGGAAGTGGGTTTGCAGTAGTCGCTGGAGAAATTCGTAAGCTCTCAGGCCAAACTAGTGAATTGTCGAAGAAGATTGCAGTCGATTTGAACCAAATTCATTCAGATATGAAGAAGAGTGAAGTGAGCCTCAATTCATTCGAGCAGCTGATGATGAAGACGAAGCAAATCTCTGAAAGCTCTAACAGCACCTTCATTGAATTAGAGCATCAAAGTGGTATACTAGCAGATCAAATGAATGAGATTACTCAGGCGATGAGCGAAATTTCCACAGGGATGATATCCATCGTAACCTCTGTTGAGCAGATGGCTGATACTTCTTTAGAAGTGCGCGAGGGGATGGATACGGTCACTCAGCTTTCCGAGAAGCAGAATAACATTTCCAACGATTTGATCGAAATGGCAGACACATTAAAGTCGACTTCGCATGATCTAAGGGAACAGTTATCCGCATTTAAAATATAA
- a CDS encoding YugN family protein gives MLHISSELEGKQVFYGNIRKPFEEAGFQISNNWEYRHAYFDSILFQNEGVTIYLRIPAEAIEGKFDQDEALVQFGGPFLIKHIVHTGNGEDDEDFSMLDVVGLNQFQKPLDPDDRIKQEGKWLRAGEEALNRIKGYVH, from the coding sequence ATGCTTCATATTTCATCAGAACTAGAAGGTAAACAAGTATTTTACGGGAATATACGTAAGCCTTTTGAGGAAGCGGGATTTCAAATTAGCAACAATTGGGAGTATAGACACGCTTACTTCGATTCCATCCTGTTTCAAAATGAGGGTGTAACGATCTATTTGCGCATTCCAGCAGAGGCGATTGAGGGGAAGTTCGATCAAGACGAAGCATTGGTACAATTCGGCGGTCCCTTTTTGATCAAACATATTGTACATACGGGAAATGGAGAAGATGATGAAGATTTTAGTATGCTCGATGTTGTAGGATTAAATCAATTTCAGAAACCGTTGGACCCAGATGATCGGATCAAACAAGAGGGAAAATGGCTTAGAGCTGGTGAAGAAGCATTGAATAGAATTAAAGGCTATGTCCATTGA
- a CDS encoding helix-turn-helix transcriptional regulator — translation MRVTEMKYRSQSYPNRRLELYLHGMHSATVGKGQLCERHLHHRMLELNLVLKGSQTAIIDSKKLEQCAGEVVIIPPMRLHEFIVEHSEETKYFVIHIQNVGHQLLHHLYKSEVYLYPNGSSLHNKIQPVLHRLLALLQNDCSDNRIIHTCSELLIQLEDEFIPEVIEDTKPEVHHLAEQIAREIEQLLFAMEQTEEGNLHSNWLETISQRLGISRRHCHRIFQQTYNMSPRQYFSIVRQQEAMHMLLGSSETLEKIAYRIGFENVQSFIRQFTKWTGITPGVFRKREVNNRNYLTPIELSND, via the coding sequence TTGAGAGTAACGGAAATGAAGTATCGTTCACAAAGCTACCCCAATCGCAGATTAGAGCTTTATCTACATGGGATGCATTCGGCAACAGTCGGAAAAGGACAGCTTTGCGAACGCCATTTACATCACCGGATGCTGGAACTGAACCTCGTCCTTAAGGGAAGTCAGACGGCTATTATCGACTCGAAAAAGCTTGAGCAGTGCGCTGGAGAGGTTGTAATCATTCCGCCTATGCGGCTTCATGAATTTATAGTTGAGCATTCCGAAGAAACCAAATACTTCGTTATTCATATTCAGAATGTAGGGCACCAGCTGCTACATCACCTATACAAATCCGAAGTCTACCTATATCCAAATGGAAGTTCACTCCATAATAAAATTCAACCGGTTCTACACCGACTGCTCGCATTATTGCAAAACGATTGTTCAGACAATCGCATTATTCATACCTGTTCGGAATTACTTATACAGTTGGAAGACGAATTTATCCCGGAGGTAATAGAAGATACTAAACCAGAGGTACATCATTTAGCAGAGCAAATCGCTAGAGAAATCGAACAGCTCTTGTTTGCGATGGAACAGACTGAAGAGGGTAACCTGCATTCTAACTGGCTGGAGACGATTTCCCAACGACTCGGGATTAGCCGGCGGCACTGTCATCGCATTTTTCAACAGACTTACAATATGTCTCCGCGACAATATTTTTCCATCGTCCGTCAACAAGAAGCGATGCATATGTTACTCGGAAGCAGTGAGACACTAGAGAAAATTGCCTATCGGATTGGTTTCGAGAACGTCCAAAGCTTTATCCGACAGTTTACAAAGTGGACTGGCATCACACCGGGGGTATTTCGAAAAAGAGAAGTAAACAACCGAAACTACTTAACACCGATTGAGCTTTCTAATGACTAA
- a CDS encoding HAMP domain-containing sensor histidine kinase, whose translation MKQRPNMFHIIVNFVGVIVALFICWTAVYYLTEAVYSRTTWEPHGLIALLINATLGFFLFGIIIMIVGPLVRKREHHLFSELIEALRRISRGDFRVNLESGVDGKNGRQRQNHPFVQLVNSINDMAANLKAMEELRQEFISNVSHEIGSPLTSISGFAKALKNEDLEREQRLRYLTIIEAECYRLSKLSDNLMKLAVLDSVQNPFHATTYRLDKQLIALILACEPQWQEKEVDMNVEAEEVTVVADEDLMSQVWVNIIHNAIKFSPQGGKINITLTMEKDHAIVRIADTGQGITEQDQLRIFERFYKADRSRNYAVGGSGLGLSIAQKIMEMHRGSISVSSRLDEGTEFTVLLPLR comes from the coding sequence ATGAAACAGAGACCGAATATGTTCCATATTATTGTGAACTTCGTAGGTGTCATTGTTGCGCTGTTTATTTGCTGGACGGCGGTATATTATCTTACGGAGGCTGTCTATTCGCGAACGACATGGGAGCCCCATGGATTAATTGCACTACTCATTAACGCAACACTCGGTTTTTTTCTCTTCGGTATCATCATTATGATAGTAGGTCCACTTGTCCGCAAAAGAGAGCATCATCTTTTTAGCGAGTTGATCGAAGCGTTAAGACGCATATCGCGAGGTGACTTTCGTGTCAATCTCGAATCGGGAGTCGATGGGAAGAACGGGAGACAGAGGCAGAATCATCCCTTTGTACAGTTGGTGAATAGCATTAACGATATGGCTGCCAATCTAAAAGCTATGGAAGAGCTACGACAGGAGTTCATCTCGAATGTATCGCATGAGATTGGATCTCCACTTACGTCGATTAGTGGCTTCGCCAAGGCGCTTAAAAATGAAGATTTGGAGCGGGAGCAGCGACTACGGTATTTGACTATTATCGAAGCGGAATGCTATCGGTTATCAAAGCTTAGTGACAATCTGATGAAGCTAGCAGTTTTGGATTCCGTACAGAACCCATTTCATGCAACAACGTATCGTCTTGATAAGCAGTTGATCGCATTAATTCTGGCCTGCGAGCCGCAGTGGCAAGAAAAAGAAGTCGACATGAATGTAGAAGCGGAAGAGGTCACGGTTGTTGCGGATGAAGACCTGATGAGCCAGGTTTGGGTGAACATCATCCATAACGCTATAAAGTTTTCACCCCAAGGTGGAAAAATAAATATCACACTAACAATGGAGAAAGATCATGCTATCGTTCGCATCGCCGATACAGGGCAGGGAATTACCGAACAGGATCAGTTGAGAATCTTCGAACGTTTCTATAAGGCAGACAGATCACGTAACTATGCCGTAGGAGGTAGCGGCCTTGGACTTTCCATCGCGCAGAAGATTATGGAGATGCATCGTGGTTCGATTTCCGTAAGCAGCAGACTGGATGAAGGAACTGAATTTACGGTTTTGTTGCCATTGCGCTGA
- a CDS encoding response regulator transcription factor — translation MTSILIVDDDPHIRELVGHFLRLEGLDVLEATDGLDALRIVANSMVDLVILDIMMPGMDGWELCRELRGQSNLPLLMLTAKGESSQILKGFALGTDDYLVKPFDPMVLVARVKALLKRYRIIASQSLQIGDVTLRRDSFECMVGDKEMTLPLKEFELLFTLASYPGKTFTRDQLIEQIWGYDYEGDERTVDVHIKRLRERFPDNRHAFRISTIRGLGYRLEVQR, via the coding sequence ATGACTAGCATACTAATCGTTGATGACGATCCGCATATACGAGAACTGGTTGGACATTTCTTGCGGTTGGAAGGACTGGACGTACTTGAAGCAACGGACGGTCTCGATGCATTGCGAATTGTTGCCAATAGCATGGTCGATTTAGTTATCCTTGATATTATGATGCCTGGAATGGATGGTTGGGAGCTATGCCGTGAGCTACGTGGACAGAGTAATCTGCCACTACTCATGCTTACAGCCAAAGGAGAGTCGTCTCAGATCTTGAAAGGTTTTGCGTTAGGAACGGATGATTATCTAGTCAAACCATTTGACCCTATGGTTCTAGTCGCTAGAGTGAAAGCATTATTGAAACGATATCGAATTATAGCTTCGCAATCGCTTCAGATTGGAGATGTTACGCTGCGTCGTGACTCGTTCGAGTGCATGGTGGGAGATAAAGAGATGACGCTCCCTCTCAAGGAATTCGAGCTACTGTTTACGCTTGCGAGCTACCCCGGTAAAACATTTACGCGTGATCAGTTGATAGAGCAAATCTGGGGTTACGATTACGAGGGAGACGAAAGAACAGTCGACGTACACATCAAACGTCTACGTGAAAGATTTCCTGATAATCGTCACGCCTTCCGGATCAGCACCATTCGGGGATTGGGTTATCGTCTGGAGGTACAGCGATGA
- a CDS encoding ABC transporter permease — MRSTTIKPDARVRLKNYTSFGQTVRNSLTMAYRGLLKIRRTPEQLFDVTLQPIIFTLMFTYIFGGAIAGDVQSYLPIIIPGILVQTVITTSIVTGVQLREDMDKGVFDRFKSLPIARIAPLAGALLADTVRYAIATVLTFVMGYLMGYRPDGGLYHVAIAAVLVIACSWAISWVFAFFGVIARTASSVQGISMIVLFPLTFLSNAFVPVNTMPDWLRWFVDINPISHLVAAVRALANTGTAGWDLTLSLIGAAVIVAIFAPLTVRAYMRRT, encoded by the coding sequence ATGAGGAGTACGACTATCAAACCGGATGCGAGAGTCCGATTGAAAAATTACACGAGCTTTGGCCAAACCGTGCGCAACTCGTTGACGATGGCCTATCGCGGTCTGCTGAAGATTCGGCGCACACCTGAGCAGCTGTTCGACGTTACGCTTCAGCCCATCATTTTTACGCTCATGTTTACTTACATTTTTGGTGGGGCTATTGCAGGTGACGTGCAGAGCTATTTGCCCATTATTATTCCGGGCATTCTCGTACAAACTGTCATTACGACTTCTATTGTCACCGGTGTTCAACTGCGCGAGGATATGGATAAAGGTGTATTTGACCGTTTCAAGTCATTGCCTATCGCACGGATAGCACCGTTGGCGGGTGCGCTGCTGGCAGACACGGTTCGATATGCTATTGCGACAGTGCTTACCTTTGTCATGGGCTACTTGATGGGTTATCGGCCTGATGGAGGTCTCTATCATGTCGCGATCGCTGCAGTACTTGTCATTGCCTGCTCTTGGGCGATCAGCTGGGTGTTTGCTTTCTTTGGTGTAATTGCTCGTACAGCCTCAAGCGTGCAGGGAATATCGATGATTGTGCTCTTCCCACTCACGTTCCTTTCCAATGCCTTCGTACCCGTGAATACGATGCCAGACTGGCTACGGTGGTTTGTTGATATCAATCCGATCTCGCATCTTGTCGCCGCTGTCCGAGCGTTAGCTAACACTGGAACTGCAGGATGGGATCTAACTCTCTCTCTTATTGGTGCTGCCGTAATAGTAGCTATTTTCGCGCCGCTTACGGTGCGTGCCTATATGCGCCGGACGTAG